The Desulfobacterales bacterium genome includes a window with the following:
- a CDS encoding TolC family protein, whose translation MAKILIIGYLLCGSFVFGETDVSTDIVISNLKECIQIALKNNRNRQTSQYDIEIAESQYKQALSSYWPQLKGEILASRMELEQVFFNLLANSRDAIEEKGKCIRGQIHITTNYIKNSDNKGFIESRFKDNGVGIAIQRNF comes from the coding sequence ATGGCAAAAATATTGATAATCGGATATCTGCTTTGTGGAAGCTTTGTTTTTGGGGAAACAGACGTAAGTACTGATATTGTAATTTCCAATCTAAAAGAATGTATTCAAATCGCTTTAAAAAACAATCGCAACAGACAAACAAGTCAATACGATATTGAAATAGCTGAATCTCAATATAAGCAGGCTTTATCATCATATTGGCCACAGCTAAAGGGTGAAATTTTAGCATCGAGAATGGAACTTGAACAAGTTTTTTTCAATTTATTAGCTAACAGCAGAGATGCCATAGAAGAAAAAGGTAAATGTATTCGTGGACAAATTCATATTACTACTAATTATATAAAAAATAGTGATAATAAAGGTTTTATAGAAAGTCGTTTCAAAGATAATGGTGTTGGGATAGCAATTCAAAGAAACTTTTAG
- a CDS encoding ATP-binding protein codes for MFRQCIEIIKSKYESKVLNIKFEISTGLKYQFIKVDIKKIKIILIHLLSNAAKFSIGKSPIMIEAHQLVEDNKNFIEISIADLGIGIDSNQQTKIFENFYQVKNNYNNKTPGLGLGLGLSIAAKLIEMHGGHLKVTSEGEGKGSCFSFTIQTF; via the coding sequence ATGTTTCGACAATGTATTGAAATAATTAAAAGCAAGTATGAATCTAAAGTGCTGAATATAAAATTTGAAATATCAACAGGTTTGAAATATCAATTTATTAAGGTTGATATAAAAAAAATCAAAATAATTTTAATCCATCTTCTGTCTAATGCGGCTAAATTTTCTATAGGAAAGAGTCCTATTATGATTGAAGCCCATCAATTAGTTGAAGATAATAAAAATTTTATTGAAATTTCGATTGCTGATTTAGGAATTGGTATTGATTCAAATCAACAGACTAAAATTTTTGAAAATTTTTATCAGGTTAAAAATAATTATAATAATAAAACACCAGGTCTTGGTCTTGGTCTTGGTCTTTCTATTGCTGCAAAGCTTATTGAAATGCACGGTGGTCATTTAAAAGTTACCAGCGAAGGGGAGGGGAAAGGAAGTTGCTTTTCGTTTACTATTCAAACTTTTTGA
- a CDS encoding NifU family protein codes for MKEKVQVQINKIRPMLQADGGDVELVDVIDGIVTVKLKGACAGCPMSQMTLKNGIERLLKKEIPEVKSVESAQ; via the coding sequence ATGAAAGAAAAAGTGCAAGTGCAAATAAACAAGATAAGACCAATGCTTCAAGCTGATGGAGGAGATGTTGAACTCGTAGATGTTATAGATGGAATTGTAACTGTAAAATTAAAAGGAGCTTGCGCTGGCTGCCCAATGTCTCAAATGACATTAAAAAATGGAATCGAAAGATTGCTTAAAAAAGAAATTCCAGAAGTAAAAAGCGTTGAATCAGCTCAATAA